The Setaria viridis chromosome 6, Setaria_viridis_v4.0, whole genome shotgun sequence genome contains a region encoding:
- the LOC117860575 gene encoding synaptotagmin-5, whose product MAFLFGAFLGLMVGVAVVMAFARLENTRAEQRRELAAIIASFSKLTVQDLRKLIPPEFYPSWVSFTQKQKLKWLNQELVKIWPFVNEAASELIKTSVEPVFEQYKSFILASLHFSKLTLGTVAPQFTGVEILESDDSAITMELELQWDGNPNIVLDIQTTLGISLPVQVKNIGFTGVLRLVFKPLVSEFPCFGAVCCSLREKSKVEFTLKVIGGEMTAIPGISDAIEGTIRDTIEDTLTWPNRVIVPIVPGDYSDLELKPVGVLEVKLVEARELKNKDLVGKSDPFAVLYIRPLREKTKKSKTINNDLNPIWNEHYEFVVEDISTQHLTIKIYDDEGLQSSEIIGCARVDLADLLPGKVKDLWLDLVKDLEIERDKKPRGQVHLELLYYPYSKHEGVSNPFANQIQLTSLEKVLKTESNGYDINQRKNVIMRGVLSVTVVSAEDLPPMDIGGKADPFVVLYLKKGESKKKTRVVTDTLNPIWNQTFDFVVEDALHDLLMVEVWDHDTFGKDYIGRCILTLTRVLLEGEFQDTFFLQGAKSGRLNLHFKWTPQPIYRDRERDQ is encoded by the exons ATGGCGTTTCTATTCGGCGCTTTCCTGGGCCTGATGGTGGGCGTGGCCGTGGTGATGGCGTTCGCGCGCCTCGAGAACACCCGCGCGGAGCAGCGCCGCGAGCTG GCTGCTATAATTGCATCTTTCTCAAAGTTGACTGTACAGGATTTGAGGAAACTCATCCCTCCTGAGTTCTATCCATCATGGGTATCATTCACACAAAAGCAGA AGCTGAAATGGCTGAATCAAGAGTTAGTAAAAATCTGGCCATTTGTCAATGAG GCTGCATCAGAGCTGATTAAAACTTCTGTGGAGCCTGTTTTTGAGCAGTACAAGTCATTCATTTTGGCCTCTCTCCATTTCTCAAAGTTGACGCTTGGTACTGTTGCCCCTCAGTTTACTG GAGTTGAAATCTTGGAGAGTGATGATTCTGCCATCACCATGGAGCTTGAGTTGCAATGGGATGGCAATCCCAATATAGTACTTGATATCCAAACAACACTTGGAATTTCTCTTCCTGTACAG GTGAAAAACATTGGATTCACAGGAGTACTTCGCCTCGTATTCAAACCTCTGGTGTCTGAATTCCCTTGTTTTGGAGCTGTTTGCTGTTCATTAAGGGAGAAG AGCAAGGTGGAATTTACCCTCAAGGTTATTGGCGGCGAAATGACTGCTATTCCAGGAATTTCTGATGCAATTGAG GGGACAATACGTGATACTATTGAGGATACACTGACATGGCCAAATCGTGTAATTGTTCCCATTGTACCTGGAGACTATAG TGACTTGGAGCTGAAACCTGTTGGGGTATTAGAAGTAAAACTTGTGGAAGCTAGGGAACTGAAGAACAAGGATCTTGTAGGAAAGTCGGACCCTTTTGCTGTGCTATACATACGTCCATTGCGtgagaaaacaaagaaaagcaaaacaATT AACAATGATTTGAACCCCATCTGGAATGAGCACTATGAATTTGTGGTCGAGGACATATCTACACAGCACCTGACTATAAAAATTTATGATGATGAAGGGCTCCAATCATCAGAGATCATTGGTTGTGCTCGGGTAGACTTAGCCGATCTACTGCCAGGAAAAGTGAAGGATTTATGGTTAGATCTTGTGAAGGACTTGGAAATTGAACGGGACAAAAAACCTCGTGGTCAG GTTCACCTGGAGCTTCTCTACTACCCTTACTCTAAGCATGAAGGGGTTTCCAATCCTTTTGCTAATCAGATTCAACTGACTTCTTTGGAGAAAGTTCTAAAGACTGAATCTAATGGATATGATATTAACCAGAGAAAAAATGTTATTATGAGAGGAGTTCTTTCTGTAACGGTTGTATCGGCAGAGGACTTGCCACCAATGGACATTGGTGGCAAGGCTGACCCATTTGTCGTCCTGTACTTAAAGAAGGGAGAATCGAAAAAGAAGACAAGG GTTGTGACAGACACGCTAAATCCAATATGGAACCAGACATTTGATTTTGTGGTAGAAGATGCGCTGCATGATTTGCTCATGGTGGAAGTATGGGACCATGATACATTTGGAAAG GATTACATAGGGAGGTGCATCTTGACACTCACAAGAGTTCTACTGGAAGGTGAGTTCCAAGATACCTTTTTCTTGCAAGGTGCCAAATCTGGAAGGCTGAACTTGCACTTTAAGTGGACGCCACAGCCAATCTACCGTGATCGAGAACGGGACCAGTGA